Proteins encoded in a region of the Eschrichtius robustus isolate mEscRob2 chromosome 14, mEscRob2.pri, whole genome shotgun sequence genome:
- the INO80C gene encoding INO80 complex subunit C isoform X2 yields MEGVSENKMVPSDFSTGPLEKAAKPLPFKDPNFVHSGHGGAAAGKKNRTWKNLKQILASERALPWQLNDPNYFSIDAPLSFKPAKKYSDVSGLLASYTDPQSKLRFSTIEEFSYIRRLPSDVVTGYLALRKATSIVP; encoded by the exons ATGGAAGGCGTGAGTGAGAATAAAATGGTGCCCTCTGATTTTAGCACAGGACCTCTTGAAAAAGCTGCCAAACCTTTGCCATTTAAGGATCCCAACTTTGTG CACTCTGGCCATGGTGGCGCAGCGGCTGGCAAGAAGAATAGAACCTGGAAGAACCTGAAACAGATTCTGGCTTCTGAAAGGGCATTGCCATGGCAACTGAACGATCCTAACT acttCAGTATTGATGCTCCTCTATCCTTTAAACCAGCTAAGAAGTATTCTGATGTTTCAGGTCTTCTT GCCAGCTACACTGACCCCCAGAGCAAGCTACGCTTCAGCACCATCGAAGAGTTTTCCTACATTCGGCGGCTGCCGTCCGACGTGGTAACGGGCTACCTGGCCCTGAGGAAGGCCACGAGCATCGTTCCCTGA